ATTTCCGCTTCCCTGTGCAGTATGTAAACCGCCCCAATCTCGACTTCAGAGGCTTCTGCGGCACGGTTGTATCTGGCGTGGTGGCAAAAGGCGATGAAATTAAAGTATTGCCAAGCGGTAAAACCAGCAAGGTAAAAGCCATAGTTACCGCAGATGGCGAGCTGGATGAAGCCTTTGTAGATCAATCGGTAACCCTTACCCTTACAGATGAAATAGACATTAGCCGTGGCGACATGTTGGTAAAAGCGGTAGATCAAGTAGTGGCCGCAAATGCCATGAACGCCCACTTGGTGTGGATGGCCGAAGCCCCGCTAGATACCACAAAAGAATACCTCTTCAAATTTGCCGGCAAAACCGTATCCGGCCATGTTAACGCTATTGAGCATCGCATAGATGTAAACACCCAAAACAAAGAAACGGTAGAAAACCTGGCCCTTAACGACATCGCCAAGGTAAATCTGGAATTAAGCCAGCATGTAGTGGTAGACCCATACAGCCAAAACCGCGCCACCGGTGCCTTCATTGTTATAGATAGGCTAACCAATGTAACAGTGGGTGCCGGCATGGTAGAAAGCGCTACAGAGCACAAAGGGGTAGGGAAGGCAGGCAAATACAGCGAGTTTGAAAAAGAACTCAATGCACTGGTAAGAAAGCATTTCCCCCATTGGGGCGCTAAACGAATAGACTGAAAAATACTTTTAGGATTGCAAAATGAAAATACTCGTTACGGGTGGGGCTGGCTTTATAGGTTCGGCTGTGGTTCGCCACATTATAAACAATACCGGAGATAGTGTTGTAAATGTAGATAAACTGACCTATGCCGGGAATTTGGAGTCGTTGCTATCTGTATCCGACAGCGAGCGTTACTTTTTTGAACGAGTGGATATTTGTGACGCGGAAGAGTTATATAGAGTGTTTACTGATCATAAGCCTGATGCGGTAATGCACTTAGCTGCAGAAAGTCATGTTGATCGCTCTATAGATGGCCCTGCAGAATTTATACAGACGAATATCGTTGGCACATTCAATATGTTGAATGTTGCAAAAAAATACTGGCGGTCATTGTCGGAACAAAAGCAAAGCTATTTTAGATTCCACCATGTATCTACTGATGAGGTTTACGGCGATCTTGGCGGGCCTGAAGATTTTTTCAGGGAGGATACACCGTATGATCCGAGCTCACCTTATTCAGCATCTAAGGCTGCATCTGATCATTTGGTTAGAGCATGGCGTAGGACTTATGGCTTGCCTACCATTGTTACTAATTGCTCCAATAACTATGGGCCGTACCA
This genomic stretch from Simiduia sp. 21SJ11W-1 harbors:
- the rfbB gene encoding dTDP-glucose 4,6-dehydratase — protein: MKILVTGGAGFIGSAVVRHIINNTGDSVVNVDKLTYAGNLESLLSVSDSERYFFERVDICDAEELYRVFTDHKPDAVMHLAAESHVDRSIDGPAEFIQTNIVGTFNMLNVAKKYWRSLSEQKQSYFRFHHVSTDEVYGDLGGPEDFFREDTPYDPSSPYSASKAASDHLVRAWRRTYGLPTIVTNCSNNYGPYHFPEKLIPLVIMNALAQKPLPVYGKGDQVRDWLYVEDHARALYKVLKQGLVGETYNIGGHNERQNIQVVHEICRILDEVRPLDRKSDIKSYSELVTFVKDRPGHDIRYAIDASKIESELEWLPEETFETGIRKTVLWYLENQMWAQNVIDGSYREWIERQYEA